TTTTTACCCATTCTATTCAAACTTTGAGCTAATCCTATAGATGTTGTTGTTTTACCTTCACCTGAAGGAGTAGGGTTTATAGAGGTTACGAATATGAGCTTACCTTCTTTTCTATTTTCAAACTTCTCTCGAACAGACAATTTAACCTTGGCTTTAAAGTCTCCATAGGCTAAATAATCCTTACTACTTAATCCAATTCCGCTTGCAACATCTGTAATTTTCTTGATTTTCATAAAAGATCTCAATTTAAAAATATAGTTAAAACATAACTATAGAATAGGATATAACAATATTTCTAATTTTGGAATCTTAATCTATAAAATATACAGAATAAAAAAATATCACTAAACTTCAAAGACTCTATTCTTTAGAGGTGCAAACGTCTTTCTATGTATCGGCGATGGGCCGTTAAGACGAAGTAGCTCCATATGCTCTTTTGTGCCATATCCCTTATTTTGAACAAAATTATAATTACCATACTTATTACCTATCTCTATCATATACCTATCCCTTGTTACCTTGGCTATAATAGAGGCAGCTGAAATAGAGAAACATATTCTATCTCCTCCCGGTATCGGAATCTGAGTCAGCTTTAAATCTAGAGTTATATTCCCATCTATAAGCACTAATTCGGGATTTAAGTCCAGCGAGAGAACAGCTTCCTTCATAGCAAGCTTTGTAGCTTCTAAGATATTTACTTCATCAATCTTCTGATGGGAGATACTAGAGGTCGCAACTTTAGCAAATTTAGATATCTTTAAAAACAGCTCTTCCCTCTTAGAGGCACTTAGGAGCTTAGAGTCTTTTATCTCGTCTTTAAAGATGCTACTTCTATTCTTTAACACTTCTTTGCTGAATAATACTGCAGCTGCTGTAACAGGGCCTGCAAGCGCTCCACGCCCTACTTCATCTACCCCTACAATCAGGGAGAGGCCATCTTCTATAAGACTATCTTCTATTTTTTCTCCTTGACTACTTTTCTTGAACCGCCTATTTTCTCTTTGACTCTTGTTGCCTTCTTGCCTATCCTCTCTCTTAAATAGTAGAGCTTTGCTTTTTTGACATCTCCCATTTTTACAACTTCCACCTCTTCAACAGCAGGTGAGTGAAACGGAAAAACCTTCTCTACGCCTTCGCTATAACTTATCTTTCTTACAGTAAAGGCTCTTCCTATACCTGAACCACCTATAGCAATAACTATACCTTCAAAGATCTGCTTTCTACGCTTCTCTCCTTCCTGTATCTTAATATGGACCTTAACAGTATCTCCCACATTAAATTTAGGCAGCTGTTCTTTTCTATACTTCTGCTCTACTTCTCTGATAATATCTTTCATCTCTCCTCCTTATATTTTATTACTCTTTTTAAACTTATCGTATAAATCCGGCCGCAATCTCTCTGTCTTATCCAACGACTTTTTAAGTCTCCACTGTTCTATCTCTTTATGATCACCGCTTAAAAGAACATCCGGAACACTCCAGCCATTAAAATCAGCTGGCCTTGTATATTGAGGGTACTCTAGCAACCCTCTACTGAAAGACTCCAATTCATTTGCATCTTCATTGCCTAAAACATCCGGCAAGAGACGTATCAGAGAATCTATAATGACCATTGCAGGCAATTCCCCGCAAGTCAATATATAATCCCCTATAGATACCTCTTGATCTATTAAATGCTTCCTGACCCTTTCGTCCACATCTTCATAATGACCGCAGATCAAAATAATATGACTTCTAGTCTTTAACTCTACTAAGTAGCTCTGCTCTAGTCTCTTTCCAGAGGGACCAAGAAGTATGACATGAGAGTCCTCTCTTCTTAGCTCATTTAAAGCTTTAAATATAGGTTCTGGCTTTAAGACCATTCCCGGCCCTCCGCCAAACGGCCTATCATCTACAGTACCTCTCTTATCAGATGTCCAATCTCTTAAATCATGAAGATTTATATCTACTAGTTCTTTCTCTTGAGCCCGTTTCAATATAGACTCAGAAATTACCGGCTCAAACATACCTGGAAAGAGAGTCAAAACATCTATAACCATCTTACTTTTTCTTCTTAATTGCTTTTTTAAATTCGTCTGGATCTATTCCGTTTTTTTTCATCAAAGACTTAACGGTCTCACTTACTTGGGCTCCTTTCTTAATCCAATCCATAGCCTTCTCCTTGTCAATCTTAGCCTGGTCAGCCTCTTTCTTAGGATCATAGCATCCAATCTGTTCTATAAACTTACCATCTCTTGCAGCCCTAGAATCAGCTACAACTATCCTGTAATGAGGAACTTTCTTCTTACCTATTCTTCTTAACCTGATCTTAACAGCCATCTCCTACCTCCTTAGAATTAAAATTTACTACACCAATACATTTATTCTTTTACCCTCTCTATTTGGGCACCCAAACTTCCCAACTTCTCCACTATTCTCTCATAACCTCTGTCTAAATGATAGACCCTAGATATA
The genomic region above belongs to Candidatus Kaelpia aquatica and contains:
- the rplS gene encoding 50S ribosomal protein L19, with product MKDIIREVEQKYRKEQLPKFNVGDTVKVHIKIQEGEKRRKQIFEGIVIAIGGSGIGRAFTVRKISYSEGVEKVFPFHSPAVEEVEVVKMGDVKKAKLYYLRERIGKKATRVKEKIGGSRKVVKEKK
- the trmD gene encoding tRNA (guanosine(37)-N1)-methyltransferase TrmD is translated as MVIDVLTLFPGMFEPVISESILKRAQEKELVDINLHDLRDWTSDKRGTVDDRPFGGGPGMVLKPEPIFKALNELRREDSHVILLGPSGKRLEQSYLVELKTRSHIILICGHYEDVDERVRKHLIDQEVSIGDYILTCGELPAMVIIDSLIRLLPDVLGNEDANELESFSRGLLEYPQYTRPADFNGWSVPDVLLSGDHKEIEQWRLKKSLDKTERLRPDLYDKFKKSNKI
- a CDS encoding ribonuclease HII; this translates as MEDGLSLIVGVDEVGRGALAGPVTAAAVLFSKEVLKNRSSIFKDEIKDSKLLSASKREELFLKISKFAKVATSSISHQKIDEVNILEATKLAMKEAVLSLDLNPELVLIDGNITLDLKLTQIPIPGGDRICFSISAASIIAKVTRDRYMIEIGNKYGNYNFVQNKGYGTKEHMELLRLNGPSPIHRKTFAPLKNRVFEV
- the rpsP gene encoding 30S ribosomal protein S16 — translated: MAVKIRLRRIGKKKVPHYRIVVADSRAARDGKFIEQIGCYDPKKEADQAKIDKEKAMDWIKKGAQVSETVKSLMKKNGIDPDEFKKAIKKKK